One region of Miscanthus floridulus cultivar M001 chromosome 19, ASM1932011v1, whole genome shotgun sequence genomic DNA includes:
- the LOC136527301 gene encoding uncharacterized protein, which produces MGRCGGMALNLMAIVLLVALFVSSAECRPEPLDDKASSSNGNAMALNSTAAPVNGGSGSGDVKLVWCIMRNCVYEGSGNAPCFCCAAMKPNACYETRDQYNGNCV; this is translated from the exons ATGGGCAGGTGCGGCGGCATGGCTTTGAACCTGATGGCAATCGTCCTGCTTGTTGCGCTCTTCGTATCGTCTGCTGAGT GTCGTCCTGAGCCACTCGACGACAAGGCGAGCAGCAGCAATGGCAATGCCATGGCGCTCAACTCCACGGCGGCGCCAGTCAATGGCGGCAGCGGTTCCGGCGACGTGAAGCTGGTGTGGTGCATCATGAGGAACTGTGTGTACGAAGGCAGTGGCAACGCCCCCTGCTTCTGCTGCGCGGCCATGAAGCCGAACGCGTGCTACGAAACGAGGGACCAGTACAACGGCAACTGCGTGTAG